The genomic segment TCACCACGCAGTTCTTGTGCGTGTGGACGTACTCGACGGGGTCCTCGATGGTGATGATGTGGCCCTTCGAATTGTCGTTGCGGTAGCCGAGCATCGCGGCAAGGGTCGTGGACTTGCCGCTGCCGGTGCCGCCGACGATCAGCACCAGGCCGCGCTTGGTCATCGCCACGTCCTTCAGCACGGGCGGCAGCTCGAGTTCCTCGATGGTCGGGATCTTGGTGTTGATGGTGCGCATCACGGCGCCGCTGGCGCCCTGCTGGATGAACGCGCTGACGCGGAAGCGCCCGATGCGCGGCGGCGCGATCGCGAAGTTGCATTCCTTGGTCGCGTCGTACTGCTTGGTCTGGCGATCGTTCATGATCGAGCGCACCAGCGTGGCGCTCTGCTGCGGCGTCAGGGGCTGGTCGGTGACCGGCTTGACGCGTCCGTCGATCTTGATCGCCGGCGGGAAACCCGCCGTGAGGAACAGGTCGGAACCATCGACCTCGACCATCTTCCGCAGCAGTTCATGGATGAACCTGATCGCCTGATCGCGTTCCATATCAGCAGACCCCGGTGCGAGTGATTGTTATGGGGGACACCTCAGAAGGTTTCCTTGTTCTGGGCCCGGTAGCGCGCTTCCTCGCGGCTGACGAGGCCCTTGCGCAGCAGGTCCTGCAGGCACTGGTCCAGCGTCTGCATGCCGAGCGCCTGGCCCGTCTGGATCGCGGAGTACATCTGCGCGATCTTGCCTTCGCGAATCAGGTTCCGGATCGCCGCCGAGCCGATCATGATCTCGTGCGCCGCGACCCGCCCGCCGCCGATCTTCTTCAGCAGCGTCTGGCTGATGACGGCGCGCAATGACTCGGAGAGCATCGAGCGCACCATTTCCTTCTCGCCGGCCGGGAACACGTCCACCACGCGATCGATCGTCTTGGCCGCGGAACTCGTGTGCAGCGTGCCGAACACCAGGTGCCCGGTCTCGGCCGCCGTCAGCGCCAGGCGGATGGTCTCGAGATCGCGCATTTCGCCGACCAGCACCACGTCCGGGTCCTCGCGCAGGGCGGAGCGCAACGCCTCGGCGAAACCCAGCGTGTCGCGGTGGACCTCGCGCTGGTTGATGAGCGACTTCTTGCTCTCGTGCACGAACTCGATCGGGTCCTCGATGGTGAGGATGTGATCCGGCCGGTTGTCGTTGACGTGGTCGATCATCGCCGCCAGCGTGGTCGATTTACCGGAGCCCGTGGGCCCGGTCACCAGCACGATGCCGCGCGGGTACATCGAGATGTCCTTGAAGATCTTCGGCGCATTCAGGTCGTCGAGCGTCATGATCTTCGACGGAATGGTGCGGAACACCGCCCCCGCCCCGCGATGCTGGTTGAACGCGTTCACGCGAAAGCGCGCCAGCTCGGGGATCTCGAAGGAGAAATCGGTCTCGAAGAACTCCTCGTAGTCCTTGCGCTGCTTGTCGTTCATGATGTCGTAGACCATGCTGTGCACTTCCTTGTGCGTCAGCGAGGGCATGTTGATGCGCTTGACGTCGCCGTCGATGCGGATCATGGGCGGCACCCCGGAAGAGAGGTGCAGGTCCGAGGCGCCGTTCTTGACGGAAAAACGGAGCAGCTGCTCGATGTCTACGGCCATCGTCGATCCCTTGAATTGCTGCCCTGTCAGGCGCTTGCCGCCCGGCGGCGACTGTTTTCCGAAGTATACATAACATGGTTCCGGGGAATATGACGGGGTTCTCAGAAAGCAGTATCGCGACACGGCTCGAGGCGGTGCACGAACGCATCGCCCGGGCGGCCACGGCCGCCGGCCGGGCGCCCGCCGAAGTGCGTCTCATTGGCGTCAGCAAGCGGCAATCCCTCGAGGCGGTGCGCGCAGCACGGGCGGCGGGACTGGAGGACTTCGGCGAGAACTTCCTGCAGGAAGCCCTGGCCAAGATGGACGGCCTCGGCCCCGCGACGGCACGTTGGCACTTCATCGGCGCCCTGCAATCCAACAAGACCGCCGCGGTCGCAGAGCGCTTCGACTGGGTGCACAGCGTGGACCGGCTGAAACTCGCCCAGCGACTCTCGCGGCAGCGCCCGGAGAGCCTCGCCCCCCTGAACGTGTGCATCCAGGTGCACATCGGCGACGAGGCCTCGAAGTCGGGCGTCTCCCCGGCGGCCACCGCGGAGCTTGCCCACGGCATCGCCGCCCTGCCGCGACTGCGGCTGCGCGGGCTGATGGCCGTGCCCCCGCCCGAACATGACCCGGCGCGACAGCGCGCCTGGTTCCGGCAGCTCGCCGAACTCCAGGCCGGCCTCTGTGCCGCGGGGCTCGCGCTCGACACGCTGTCGATGGGCATGTCCGGCGATCTCGAGGCGGCGATCGCCGAGGGCGCGACGCTGGTGCGCGTCGGCACCGCCATCTTCGGCCCACGTCCCACGTAACGGCGCGATCCGCTATTCTTTGCCCAGGATCATGAAAGACACCCTGATCGCATTCATCGGCGGCGGCAACATGACGCGCAGCATCGTCGGCGGGCTGCTCGCCGACGGCGTGCCTGCAAGACGGCTGCGCATCGCGGAGCCCGATGCGGAACGTCGCGCGGCACTGCAACGGGACTTCGGGGTCGCCGTCTCCGCGGACAACGCCGCCACGGCGGCCGGCGCCGACGTCGTCCTGCTGGCCGTCAAGCCGCAAGTCCTGCAAGCCGTCGCGCGTGACCTGGCGCCGGCCCTGTCGGGCACCGGGGCGCTGGCCGTCTCCATCGCCGCAGGGATCCGCAGCGCCGACCTCGCGCGCTGGCTCGGCGATACGGTCCCGGTCGTCCGTGCGATGCCGAACACGCCGGCGCTGCTCGGCTGCGGCGCGACCGTGCTATGCGCGGGCCCGGGCGCGAACGCGAATCACCGCGAACTGGCCGAGAGCATCCTGCGCGCGGTCGGCTCGGTGAGCTGGATCACCGACGAAATGCAGATGGACACCGTCACGGCGCTGTCGGGCAGCGGGCCTGCGTATTTCTTCCTGCTCACCGAAGCGATGGCCGACGCGGCGGCAGCCGCAGGCCTCGATCCGGAGCTCGCGCGCCTGCTGGCGGTCGAGACCGCGCTCGGCGCGGCCCGCATGGCGATCGAGAGCGGCGAGGACATCGCCGTCCTGCGCCGGCGCGTCACTTCACCCGGCGGCACGACCGAGGCCGCGGTCGGCACATTGGAGCAAGGCGGCTTGCGTGAACTCGTGCGCGCCGCGCTGACACAGGCGGCGACACGCTCCCGCGAACTTGCAGAACGACTGGGCGACGATTAAAAAGGGAGCCGGCCCGACACAGGGTTCCGCCGGCCCCGCCCACCACCGGAGACTTCCCGCGACATGAACGCCGCGCTGTTTTTCGTCATCAAGACACTGCTGGACCTTTACCTGATCGCGTATATCCTCAGGTTTCTCCTGCAGTGGGTGCGGGCGGATTTCCATAATCCACTGTCGCAGTTCATCCTGCGGATCACCGACCCGGTGGTGCGGCCCCTGCGACGCGTCGTGCCCGGCTGGCGGGGAGTGGACCTGTCGCCGCTGGTCGCGCTGCTGATATTGCAACTGCTCGTCACGACCATGCTCCAGTTCATGGCGGTCGGCACCGTGACCGACCCCCTGACGCTGACTTACTACGCGGTCCTGCGCATCATCATCGGCACGATCAGGCTGTATTTCTTCGCCATCCTCGTGCACGTCATCATCAGCTGGGTCAGTCCCGGGCACTGGAATCCGCTCATCAACGTAATCCAGAGCCTGGTGCAGCCGGTGCTTCGCCCGATCCGCCGCATCATCCCGCCGATCGGCGGCCTCGACCTGACGCCGCTGTTCGTGCTGATCGGCCTGCAGGCGCTGTTGATCATGATCCGTGTGCCGGGATACCTGCTCTGAAACATCCCGGCAGCGGAGTGACCGCGAAAAAACACTGTAAAAACCCTGCTCAAACGCCTTGCCGATATCCGCAAGGCGGTCGACTTGAGCTATAGTTCCCTGCTGGAGCGTAACTGAAACCCCGGAGGTGAAACGGATGAGCCGAACAAGAGCCCTGTTCGCCGTCGCCGTCGCCTGCCTGGCGGCCCTGGCTACAGCCTGCGGAAGGGACGCGTCACGCGATTCGCAGGGCGCGCCGCCGGCCCGGGAGATCACCCGGCCGAGCTCCGAGACTTTCGGCGACTACATAGTGCACTTCAACGCGCAGTCGACCACCATGCTACCTGCACAGGTTGCGCGCGCTTTCGGCATCCAGCGGGGGGAGAACCGCGCCATGCTGAACATCGCGGTGTTGCGCCGTGACGCAGGAAGCGAGGAAATGGCCGTCGAAGCCGACGTGAACGTCGCGGCGAGCAACCTGCTCGGGCAGGTCAAGAATGTCCGCCTGCGAGAGCTGCGCGAGGGTGAGGCGATCTACTACATCGGCGAGATCACGGTGGCGAACGAGGAAATCGTCAAGTTCGACATCTCGGTCCAGCCCGAGGGGCTGGAACGGCCGTACGAATTCAGTTTCAAGCAGCAGTTCTACACGAACTGAGGCAAAAACCGGGCAAACCGGGGCGGACACGCCGGCAGGACATGCGGTCGATGAGGACCGACCGATTGTCCAGGCACCCGCAGCGGCGAACCCTTCACCAGCAAGACGACAAGGCAGGAGTACCAGATGGCCGTTAAGAAGAAGGCAGCCCCGGCGCCGAAAAAAGTAGCGAAAGCGCCAACCAAGGCCGAGATCATTACGCAGATCTCGGAGAAGACGGATCTCACCAAGAAAGACGTGGGCGCCGTATTCGACGAACTCAACGCGATCATCAAGAAGTCGCTGAAGTCGGCAAGCGAGTTCTCGATGCCCGGCCTGATGAAGGTCCGCGTGGTCAAGAAGCCCGCCACCAAGGCCCGCCTTGGCAAGAACCCCTTCACCGGCGAAGAGATCATGATCAAGGCCAAGCCGGCGCGGAAGACCGTCAAGGTCACCGCCCTCAAGGGCCTCAAGGATATGGTCTGACGGCGCGGGCCCGGCGGATGACGCCGGGCCCCGTCACCTCGGGGCGACCCCGCCCCGTTGCAAGGCATTCGCGCGGATGCTGGCGTACTCCGCACGCCGCAGGTGCAACAGGTCGGCGAGCTTGGACAGCAGGTGCTGCTCGTGCTTGTCGAAATGCCCGTCGCTGGCCGCCACCTCCGCCACCATTTCCACCACCTTGCGGCGTTCAGCCGCCGACAGCGTGGCATTCAGCACGCGGGTGAACTCGAACAGCGAGACCGAGTGCTCGAGACTGTCCGCAGCGCGCGCCAGCAACCCTTCCGCCGCATCCCGCTCGATGGCGAAGTGCCGCGCCAGCATCGTCTCCGCTTCACGCCGCTCCTCGGGCGTCTCGTCGTCGCCCGCCCGCGCCATTTCCAGCAGCAGCGCGGCAGTGGCGAGGCGCAGGTCGTGCCCGCCGCCCTGTCCGTCGTCTTCACCGAGTGTCTCCACCAGCAGTTTTTTCAGCTTTCCGATCACGCGATATCCTCTCCGGCCTCGCCCAGGAAATCCTGCACGACGCCTTGCAGTTCAGCCAGCCGGCCATGAAAAAAATGGCTCGTCTCAGGCAGTAATTCCAGTCGCGGCGGGTTCTGCAGGGCTGCTGCCCAGGCCGCCACTTCGCGGTAATCCAGCAACTCGTCGGCCTCGCCCTGCACCACCAGCCACGGACACCCGGGCGCGGGCGTCTCCCCGACCGGGAAGCGGCCCACCGGCGGCGCCACCGTGACCAGCGCCGCCGGGCGCGCCGTGGCCGCGGCCCGCAAGGCGACATGGGCGCCGAACGAGAACCCTGCCAGCCACAAGGGGCACCCGGGCCATCGGTCGCGAGCCCACGCCACGACCGCGAGGGCGTCGTCCGTCTCGCCGCGACCTTCGTCCCAGGTGCCGGCGCTCCGGCCCACGCCGCGAAAATTGAAGCGCACCGCCGGCGCGCCCAGCCGATTCGCCGCGCGGGCCACCGTGTGCACCACCTTGTTGCGCATCGTGCCCTGGTGCAGGGGATGTGGATGACAGACCACGGCGATCGCCGCGGGTTCCCCTTCGGGCGCCTCGACGATGGCCTCGAGCGGGCCGGAGGGACCGGGGATTTCCAGCATTTCCGGCCGTGGCGGCCGCCACGGCTGATCACGGTACACTATGTTCATCTGCATAGAATGCCGCAAGGCGAGGAACGCGCGCCATGCATCCGCTGATCGAACTCGAGGATCGTT from the Wenzhouxiangella sp. XN24 genome contains:
- a CDS encoding YggT family protein encodes the protein MNAALFFVIKTLLDLYLIAYILRFLLQWVRADFHNPLSQFILRITDPVVRPLRRVVPGWRGVDLSPLVALLILQLLVTTMLQFMAVGTVTDPLTLTYYAVLRIIIGTIRLYFFAILVHVIISWVSPGHWNPLINVIQSLVQPVLRPIRRIIPPIGGLDLTPLFVLIGLQALLIMIRVPGYLL
- a CDS encoding type IV pilus twitching motility protein PilT, with protein sequence MAVDIEQLLRFSVKNGASDLHLSSGVPPMIRIDGDVKRINMPSLTHKEVHSMVYDIMNDKQRKDYEEFFETDFSFEIPELARFRVNAFNQHRGAGAVFRTIPSKIMTLDDLNAPKIFKDISMYPRGIVLVTGPTGSGKSTTLAAMIDHVNDNRPDHILTIEDPIEFVHESKKSLINQREVHRDTLGFAEALRSALREDPDVVLVGEMRDLETIRLALTAAETGHLVFGTLHTSSAAKTIDRVVDVFPAGEKEMVRSMLSESLRAVISQTLLKKIGGGRVAAHEIMIGSAAIRNLIREGKIAQMYSAIQTGQALGMQTLDQCLQDLLRKGLVSREEARYRAQNKETF
- a CDS encoding TerB family tellurite resistance protein, giving the protein MIGKLKKLLVETLGEDDGQGGGHDLRLATAALLLEMARAGDDETPEERREAETMLARHFAIERDAAEGLLARAADSLEHSVSLFEFTRVLNATLSAAERRKVVEMVAEVAASDGHFDKHEQHLLSKLADLLHLRRAEYASIRANALQRGGVAPR
- the proC gene encoding pyrroline-5-carboxylate reductase; the protein is MKDTLIAFIGGGNMTRSIVGGLLADGVPARRLRIAEPDAERRAALQRDFGVAVSADNAATAAGADVVLLAVKPQVLQAVARDLAPALSGTGALAVSIAAGIRSADLARWLGDTVPVVRAMPNTPALLGCGATVLCAGPGANANHRELAESILRAVGSVSWITDEMQMDTVTALSGSGPAYFFLLTEAMADAAAAAGLDPELARLLAVETALGAARMAIESGEDIAVLRRRVTSPGGTTEAAVGTLEQGGLRELVRAALTQAATRSRELAERLGDD
- a CDS encoding HU family DNA-binding protein, producing the protein MAVKKKAAPAPKKVAKAPTKAEIITQISEKTDLTKKDVGAVFDELNAIIKKSLKSASEFSMPGLMKVRVVKKPATKARLGKNPFTGEEIMIKAKPARKTVKVTALKGLKDMV
- a CDS encoding YggS family pyridoxal phosphate-dependent enzyme, which produces MTGFSESSIATRLEAVHERIARAATAAGRAPAEVRLIGVSKRQSLEAVRAARAAGLEDFGENFLQEALAKMDGLGPATARWHFIGALQSNKTAAVAERFDWVHSVDRLKLAQRLSRQRPESLAPLNVCIQVHIGDEASKSGVSPAATAELAHGIAALPRLRLRGLMAVPPPEHDPARQRAWFRQLAELQAGLCAAGLALDTLSMGMSGDLEAAIAEGATLVRVGTAIFGPRPT
- a CDS encoding DUF4426 domain-containing protein — its product is MSRTRALFAVAVACLAALATACGRDASRDSQGAPPAREITRPSSETFGDYIVHFNAQSTTMLPAQVARAFGIQRGENRAMLNIAVLRRDAGSEEMAVEADVNVAASNLLGQVKNVRLRELREGEAIYYIGEITVANEEIVKFDISVQPEGLERPYEFSFKQQFYTN
- a CDS encoding alpha/beta fold hydrolase, whose product is MNIVYRDQPWRPPRPEMLEIPGPSGPLEAIVEAPEGEPAAIAVVCHPHPLHQGTMRNKVVHTVARAANRLGAPAVRFNFRGVGRSAGTWDEGRGETDDALAVVAWARDRWPGCPLWLAGFSFGAHVALRAAATARPAALVTVAPPVGRFPVGETPAPGCPWLVVQGEADELLDYREVAAWAAALQNPPRLELLPETSHFFHGRLAELQGVVQDFLGEAGEDIA